One segment of Labrus mixtus chromosome 10, fLabMix1.1, whole genome shotgun sequence DNA contains the following:
- the rps6kal gene encoding ribosomal protein S6 kinase alpha-6 isoform X1: MEVNSVSSEVNGHQIMDEPMEEDESFSHCDEGTYKEIPITHHVKEGCEKADPSQFELLKVLGQGSFGKVFLVRKIIGPDAGQLYAMKVLKKASLKVRDRVRTKMERDILVEVNHPFIVKLHYAFQTEGKLYLILDFLRGGDVFTRLSKEVMFTEEDVKFYLAELALALDHLHSLGIVYRDLKPENILLDEAGHIKLTDFGLSKESVDADKKAYSFCGTVEYMAPEVVNRRGHTQSADWWSLGVLMFEMLTGTLPFQGKDRNETMNMILKAKLGMPQFLSLEAQSLLRMLFKRNPANRLGAGSDGVEEIKRHAFFSTIDWNKLFRRELQPPFKPAAGKPDDTFCFDPEFTAKTPKDSPGIPPSANAHQLFKGFSFVAPTPMDDNKSSPLLSILPIVQMHGGSAKFSDLYELQEDIGVGSYSICKRCVHRVSAMDYAVKIIDKIKRDPSEEIEILMRYGQHPNIITLKDVYDEGRYVYLVTELMKGGELLDKILRQKFFSEREASAVLYTITKTVDYLHCQGVVHRDLKPSNILYMDDSGNPDSIRICDFGFAKQLRGGNGLLLTPCYTANFVAPEVLMRQGYDAACDIWSLGVLLYTMLAGYTPFANGPNDTPEEILLRIGSGKFLLKGGNWDTVSDSSKDLLSHMLHVDPHQRYTAEQVLKHSWITCRDTLPHFQLTRHDAPHLVKGAMAATYSALSQKTNQPVLEPVAASSLAQRRSMKKLTSTDM, translated from the exons ATGGAGGTAAACAGCGTTAGTAGTGAG GTCAATGGGCATCAGATCATGGACGAGCCTATGGAGGAGGACGAGTCTTTCTCACACTGT GATGAAGGGACATATAAGGAGATTCCTATCACCCACCATGTGAAAGAAGGCTGTGAGAAAGCAGATCCATCTCAGTTTGAACTGCTAAAAGTCCTCGGCCAGGGCTCGTTTGGCAAG GTTTTCCTTGTCAGGAAGATCATAGGTCCAGATGCTGGGCAGTTATATGCAATGAAAGTTCTAAAAAAGGCATCGTTGAAAG TCAGGGACAGAGTTCGCACTAAGATGGAACGAGACATTTTAGTGGAAGTCAATCATCCCTTCATAGTGAAGTTGCACTACG CCTTTCAGACGGAAGGGAAACTGTATTTAATACTGGACTTTCTCAGGGGAGGGGATGTATTCACTCGCTTATCCAAAGAG GTTATGTTTACAGAGGAAGATGTGAAATTCTACCTTGCAGAGCTGGCCCTGGCCCTCGACCATCTGCACAGCCTGGGCATAGTTTACAGAGATCTCAAGCCAGAGAA CATCTTACTTGATGAAGCTGGACACATAAAGTTAACag acttTGGCTTGAGTAAAGAGTCAGTAGATGCTGATAAGAAGGCTTATTCCTTTTGTGGTACGGTGGAGTATATGGCCCCTGAGGTGGTCAACAGGAGAGGACACACGCAGAGTGCCGACTGGTGGTCTCTGGGAGTACTTATG TTTGAGATGCTAACAGGGACGTTACCATTCCAGGGGAAAGACCGCAATGAGACCATGAACATGATTCTCAA AGCTAAGTTGGGAATGCCCCAGTTCCTCAGTTTGGAGGCTCAGAGTTTGTTAAGAATGCTGTTTAAACGTAACCCTGCTAACAGACTAG GAGCCGGGTCTGATGGAGTGGAGGAGATCAAACGCCACGCTTTCTTCTCCACCATCGACTGGAat AAACTGTTCAGGAGAGAGTTGCAGCCCCCCTTCAAGCCCGCTGCAGGTAAACCAGATGACACGTTCTGCTTTGACCCAGAGTTCACAGCTAAGACGCCTAAAG ACTCCCCAGGTATCCCTCCCAGTGCTAACGCCCACCAGCTCTTCAAAGGCTTCAGCTTCGTGGCTCCAACCCCTATGGACGATAACAAGAGCTCACCGCTGCTCAGCATACTCCCTATAGTTCAG ATGCACGGGGGCTCGGCCAAGTTCTCTGATCTGTATGAGCTCCAGGAGGACATAGGGGTCGGCTCCTACTCCATTTGTAAACGCTGTGTACACCGAGTCTCTGCCATGGACTATGCTGTGAAG attaTAGACAAAATAAAGAGGGACCCCTCTGAAGAGATTGAAATCCTGATGCGATACGGACAGCATCCCAACATCATTACTCTGAAAGAC GTGTATGATGAGGGCCGGTATGTGTACCTGGTGACGGAGCTGATGAAAGGAGGGGAACTGCTGGACAAAATCCTCAGACAGAAGTTTTTCTCTGAGAGAGAGGCCAGTGCTGTGCTCTACACCATCACCAAGACTGTTGACTACCTCCACTGCCAAGGG GTGGTACACCGAGACCTGAAGCCCAGTAACATCCTCTACATGGATGACTCTGGAAATCCTGATTCGATCAGGATCTGTGACTTTGGATTCGCAAAGCAGCTCCGAGGAGGCAACGGCCTGCTCCTCACCCCCTGTTACACCGCCAACTTCGTGGCTCCagag GTACTAATGCGTCAAGGTTACGACGCAGCCTGTGATATCTGGAGTCTCGGAGTTCTACTGTATACCATGCTGGCAGG GTACACGCCGTTTGCTAATGGACCCAACGACACACCAGAGGAGATTCTACTGCGGATAGGATCTGGGAAGTTCCTCTTGAAAGGAGGCAACTGGGATACTGTATCAGACAGCTCAAAG GACCTACTTTCACACATGCTCCATGTGGACCCTCACCAGCGATACACTGCAGAGCAGGTTTTAAAGCATTCCTGGATCACCTGCAGAGATACGCTACCACACTTCCAGCTCACGCGGCACGACGCGCCACACCTCGTCAAG GGAGCCATGGCTGCCACATACTCTGCACTGAGCCAGAAGACCAATCAGCCGGTGTTGGAGCCCGTGGCAGCATCCAGTCTAGCCCAGAGACGCAGCATGAAGAAACTCACCTCAACAGacatgtag
- the rps6kal gene encoding ribosomal protein S6 kinase alpha-6 isoform X2, with translation MYSLAYPKSSYQVMFTEEDVKFYLAELALALDHLHSLGIVYRDLKPENILLDEAGHIKLTDFGLSKESVDADKKAYSFCGTVEYMAPEVVNRRGHTQSADWWSLGVLMFEMLTGTLPFQGKDRNETMNMILKAKLGMPQFLSLEAQSLLRMLFKRNPANRLGAGSDGVEEIKRHAFFSTIDWNKLFRRELQPPFKPAAGKPDDTFCFDPEFTAKTPKDSPGIPPSANAHQLFKGFSFVAPTPMDDNKSSPLLSILPIVQMHGGSAKFSDLYELQEDIGVGSYSICKRCVHRVSAMDYAVKIIDKIKRDPSEEIEILMRYGQHPNIITLKDVYDEGRYVYLVTELMKGGELLDKILRQKFFSEREASAVLYTITKTVDYLHCQGVVHRDLKPSNILYMDDSGNPDSIRICDFGFAKQLRGGNGLLLTPCYTANFVAPEVLMRQGYDAACDIWSLGVLLYTMLAGYTPFANGPNDTPEEILLRIGSGKFLLKGGNWDTVSDSSKDLLSHMLHVDPHQRYTAEQVLKHSWITCRDTLPHFQLTRHDAPHLVKGAMAATYSALSQKTNQPVLEPVAASSLAQRRSMKKLTSTDM, from the exons ATGTATTCACTCGCTTATCCAAAGAG TTCTTATCAGGTTATGTTTACAGAGGAAGATGTGAAATTCTACCTTGCAGAGCTGGCCCTGGCCCTCGACCATCTGCACAGCCTGGGCATAGTTTACAGAGATCTCAAGCCAGAGAA CATCTTACTTGATGAAGCTGGACACATAAAGTTAACag acttTGGCTTGAGTAAAGAGTCAGTAGATGCTGATAAGAAGGCTTATTCCTTTTGTGGTACGGTGGAGTATATGGCCCCTGAGGTGGTCAACAGGAGAGGACACACGCAGAGTGCCGACTGGTGGTCTCTGGGAGTACTTATG TTTGAGATGCTAACAGGGACGTTACCATTCCAGGGGAAAGACCGCAATGAGACCATGAACATGATTCTCAA AGCTAAGTTGGGAATGCCCCAGTTCCTCAGTTTGGAGGCTCAGAGTTTGTTAAGAATGCTGTTTAAACGTAACCCTGCTAACAGACTAG GAGCCGGGTCTGATGGAGTGGAGGAGATCAAACGCCACGCTTTCTTCTCCACCATCGACTGGAat AAACTGTTCAGGAGAGAGTTGCAGCCCCCCTTCAAGCCCGCTGCAGGTAAACCAGATGACACGTTCTGCTTTGACCCAGAGTTCACAGCTAAGACGCCTAAAG ACTCCCCAGGTATCCCTCCCAGTGCTAACGCCCACCAGCTCTTCAAAGGCTTCAGCTTCGTGGCTCCAACCCCTATGGACGATAACAAGAGCTCACCGCTGCTCAGCATACTCCCTATAGTTCAG ATGCACGGGGGCTCGGCCAAGTTCTCTGATCTGTATGAGCTCCAGGAGGACATAGGGGTCGGCTCCTACTCCATTTGTAAACGCTGTGTACACCGAGTCTCTGCCATGGACTATGCTGTGAAG attaTAGACAAAATAAAGAGGGACCCCTCTGAAGAGATTGAAATCCTGATGCGATACGGACAGCATCCCAACATCATTACTCTGAAAGAC GTGTATGATGAGGGCCGGTATGTGTACCTGGTGACGGAGCTGATGAAAGGAGGGGAACTGCTGGACAAAATCCTCAGACAGAAGTTTTTCTCTGAGAGAGAGGCCAGTGCTGTGCTCTACACCATCACCAAGACTGTTGACTACCTCCACTGCCAAGGG GTGGTACACCGAGACCTGAAGCCCAGTAACATCCTCTACATGGATGACTCTGGAAATCCTGATTCGATCAGGATCTGTGACTTTGGATTCGCAAAGCAGCTCCGAGGAGGCAACGGCCTGCTCCTCACCCCCTGTTACACCGCCAACTTCGTGGCTCCagag GTACTAATGCGTCAAGGTTACGACGCAGCCTGTGATATCTGGAGTCTCGGAGTTCTACTGTATACCATGCTGGCAGG GTACACGCCGTTTGCTAATGGACCCAACGACACACCAGAGGAGATTCTACTGCGGATAGGATCTGGGAAGTTCCTCTTGAAAGGAGGCAACTGGGATACTGTATCAGACAGCTCAAAG GACCTACTTTCACACATGCTCCATGTGGACCCTCACCAGCGATACACTGCAGAGCAGGTTTTAAAGCATTCCTGGATCACCTGCAGAGATACGCTACCACACTTCCAGCTCACGCGGCACGACGCGCCACACCTCGTCAAG GGAGCCATGGCTGCCACATACTCTGCACTGAGCCAGAAGACCAATCAGCCGGTGTTGGAGCCCGTGGCAGCATCCAGTCTAGCCCAGAGACGCAGCATGAAGAAACTCACCTCAACAGacatgtag
- the hdx gene encoding highly divergent homeobox isoform X1 encodes MDAWSQRRGLQTMNLRSVFTAEQQRILERYYDNGMTNQSKACFQLILQCAQEAKLDFSVVRTWVGNKRRKLASKVEQNGGMSHSLSSHGLAGGLLSNHTLAGGALSNHSLAARALLPAEMAAARSTIQNRLHLLPPSSTFPSFSAASSSPSSSSPLSSRSNNNNNNNDVILTGIYSLNSIPRSRPRPTASSSDSDSELSAHTSSSLIKQALQSRSSSTNAPLHSKLVSLSQNLPSLTSASGPLVYTAARKGTLSLGEAGVGVGAGVVPHSWTRQYGTAQTRPWSSSSQSQIKPQPRPHSNPQPQLPAPQRTRPSLPVPNSSSTCEPSPRIQQVFSLSERGEGGIHKQSQVSTPKGQEPQRSASISLDNSHNFSIAMETGDEEDEWQREEELANMAAQTHIHRERTSTSPTRAEVSVVRGGHTPPVTGSRTALLHNNTTLQGSYSLTAQTSLPGESSSQTSVGVSAAPWVISNSRKRTLQDRTQFSDGDLIQLKRYWDRGMTSLGSVCREKITAAANQLNVDTEIVKTWISNRRRKYRLMGIEIPPPKGGPAVFTSSPGNESPGALSLDEERLRSPELGDDLNDGGSVCLSEDGTIDSQWRDGEDGTDLSTAAPLANNVKIEVIDEDEEEEDRYDGELVASDLDQMQSLLEFKHEEVQFLEIELENQKQRYEELANFTKSLLSAVRNNDLERQKELMASLPQPSDQDWDMAVESGTQPAAVSPDASVDHDDSPAAGANDTEHTPSYEKVPLVTKNEDHTAREVTEPSASEEQLQEEGPEQK; translated from the exons ATGGATGCATGGTCACAAAGACGCGGTCTGCAGACT ATGAACCTGCGGTCCGTGTTTACAGCCGAGCAGCAGAGGATCCTGGAACGTTACTATGACAATGGGATGACCAATCAGAGCAAGGCTTGCTTTCAGCTAATACTGCAGTGTGCTCAGGAGGCCAAGTTGGACTTCAGTGTAGTACGG ACATGGGTTGGCAACAAACGGCGAAAGCTCGCCTCCAAGGTAGAACAGAACGGAGGCATGTCTCATTCCTTATCCAGTCATGGACTCGCTGGGGGACTACTCTCAAATCACACATTAGCTGGGGGTGCTCTGTCCAATCATAGCCTGGCTGCCAGGGCGCTGCTTCCTGCTGAAATGGCCGCAGCAAGGAGCACCATCCAGAACCGTCTGCAccttctccctccatcctcgaccttcccttctttctctgcagcatcttcctctccttcctcttcttcgcCCCTAAGCAgcagaagcaacaacaacaacaacaataatgatGTCATACTGACGGGGATCTACTCTCTCAACTCCATCCCTCGCTCCAGACCAAGACCAACAGCCTCCTCGTCAGATTCAGACTCTGAGCTTTCTGCACACACGTCCTCCTCTCTGATCAAGCAGGCCCTGCAGAGCAGGAGCAGCTCCACTAATGCACCCCTACACTCCAAGCTGGTCTCACTGTCTCAAAATCTCCCTTCCCTCACATCTGCCTCAGGGCCTTTAGTCTACACTGCAGCCAGGAAGGGGACTTTATCCCTTGGGGAGGCAGGTGTTGGTGTAGGAGCTGGGGTAGTACCTCACAGCTGGACTAGGCAGTACGGTACAGCGCAAACTCGCCCATGGTCCTCTTCCTCACAGTCCCAGATTAAGCCTCAGCCCAGACCTCACTCCAACCCCCAACCTCAGCTACCTGCCCCTCAGAGGACCCGGCCCTCCCTCCCAGTACCGAACTCTAGCTCCACCTGTGAACCTTCACCCCGTATCCAGCAGGTCTTCTCCTTGtcagaaagaggggaggggggaatacaTAAGCAAAGTCAGGTGTCTACTCCCAAAGGTCAGGAGCCTCAGAGGTCAGCATCCATTTCCCTGGACAACAGTCATAACTTCTCTATTGCCATGGAAACtggagatgaagaagatgagTGGCAAAGGGAAGAGGAGTTGGCAAATATGGCAGCTCAGACACACATCCACAGGGAGCGGACGTCGACCAGTCCGACCAGGGCGGAGGTGTCTGTGGTGAGAGGAGGACACACCCCCCCTGTGACCGGCTCCAGGACGGCACTgcttcacaacaacacaactctTCAGGGCAGCTACTCTCTCACAGCACAGACCTCACTTCCAGGGGAATCCAGCTCACAG ACTTCAGTCGGTGTGTCTGCTGCACCCTGGGTTATCAGCAACTCCAGAAAGAGAACA TTGCAGGATCGGACCCAGTTCAGTGATGGAGACCTCATCCAACTGAAGCGCTACTGGGACAGAGGCATGACCAGCCTgggctcagtctgcagggaaaaGATTACCGCTGCAGCCAACCAGCTCAATGTAGACACTGAAATAGTCAAG acatggATCAGTAACAGACGAAGGAAGTACCGTCTGATGGGTATTGAAATCCCACCACCCAAAGGTGGGCCTGCTGTATTCACCTCATCCCCGGGAAATGAATCTCCAGGAGCACTCAGCCTTGACGAGGAGCGTCTCAGATCACCGGAACTTGGAGATGACTTGAATGATGGGggatctgtctgcctgtctgaaG ATGGCACCATTGACTCACAATGGCGAGACGGAGAAGATGGAACAGATTTGTCCACTGCTGCTCCTCTAGCCAACAATGTG AAGATTGAAGTGATCGATGAggacgaagaagaagaggatcGTTATGATGGTGAATTAGTGGCTTCAGACCTTGATCAAATGCAGAGCCTGCTGGAAttcaag CATGAAGAAGTGCAGTTCTTAGAAATCGAGCTAGAGAACCAAAAACAAAGATATGAGGAGCTTGCGAACTTCACCAAGAGCCTGCTCAGTGCTGTGAGAAATAATGACCTGGAGAGACAGAAG gAACTCATGGCCAGTCTACCTCAGCCTTCAGACCAGGACTGGGACATGGCTGTGGAGAGTGGAACCcaacctgctgctgtgtcaCCAGACGCCTCCGTTGACCACGACGACTCCCCGGCAGCTGGCGCTAACGACACGGAGCATACACCATCTTATGAGAAAGTCCCTTTGGTCACTAAAAATGAGGACCACACAGCTCGAGAAGTTACTGAGCCCTCTGCATCAGAGGAGCAGCTACAGGAAGAGGGGCCGGAACAAAAGTGA
- the hdx gene encoding highly divergent homeobox isoform X2 has protein sequence MDAWSQRRGLQTMNLRSVFTAEQQRILERYYDNGMTNQSKACFQLILQCAQEAKLDFSVTWVGNKRRKLASKVEQNGGMSHSLSSHGLAGGLLSNHTLAGGALSNHSLAARALLPAEMAAARSTIQNRLHLLPPSSTFPSFSAASSSPSSSSPLSSRSNNNNNNNDVILTGIYSLNSIPRSRPRPTASSSDSDSELSAHTSSSLIKQALQSRSSSTNAPLHSKLVSLSQNLPSLTSASGPLVYTAARKGTLSLGEAGVGVGAGVVPHSWTRQYGTAQTRPWSSSSQSQIKPQPRPHSNPQPQLPAPQRTRPSLPVPNSSSTCEPSPRIQQVFSLSERGEGGIHKQSQVSTPKGQEPQRSASISLDNSHNFSIAMETGDEEDEWQREEELANMAAQTHIHRERTSTSPTRAEVSVVRGGHTPPVTGSRTALLHNNTTLQGSYSLTAQTSLPGESSSQTSVGVSAAPWVISNSRKRTLQDRTQFSDGDLIQLKRYWDRGMTSLGSVCREKITAAANQLNVDTEIVKTWISNRRRKYRLMGIEIPPPKGGPAVFTSSPGNESPGALSLDEERLRSPELGDDLNDGGSVCLSEDGTIDSQWRDGEDGTDLSTAAPLANNVKIEVIDEDEEEEDRYDGELVASDLDQMQSLLEFKHEEVQFLEIELENQKQRYEELANFTKSLLSAVRNNDLERQKELMASLPQPSDQDWDMAVESGTQPAAVSPDASVDHDDSPAAGANDTEHTPSYEKVPLVTKNEDHTAREVTEPSASEEQLQEEGPEQK, from the exons ATGGATGCATGGTCACAAAGACGCGGTCTGCAGACT ATGAACCTGCGGTCCGTGTTTACAGCCGAGCAGCAGAGGATCCTGGAACGTTACTATGACAATGGGATGACCAATCAGAGCAAGGCTTGCTTTCAGCTAATACTGCAGTGTGCTCAGGAGGCCAAGTTGGACTTCAGTGTA ACATGGGTTGGCAACAAACGGCGAAAGCTCGCCTCCAAGGTAGAACAGAACGGAGGCATGTCTCATTCCTTATCCAGTCATGGACTCGCTGGGGGACTACTCTCAAATCACACATTAGCTGGGGGTGCTCTGTCCAATCATAGCCTGGCTGCCAGGGCGCTGCTTCCTGCTGAAATGGCCGCAGCAAGGAGCACCATCCAGAACCGTCTGCAccttctccctccatcctcgaccttcccttctttctctgcagcatcttcctctccttcctcttcttcgcCCCTAAGCAgcagaagcaacaacaacaacaacaataatgatGTCATACTGACGGGGATCTACTCTCTCAACTCCATCCCTCGCTCCAGACCAAGACCAACAGCCTCCTCGTCAGATTCAGACTCTGAGCTTTCTGCACACACGTCCTCCTCTCTGATCAAGCAGGCCCTGCAGAGCAGGAGCAGCTCCACTAATGCACCCCTACACTCCAAGCTGGTCTCACTGTCTCAAAATCTCCCTTCCCTCACATCTGCCTCAGGGCCTTTAGTCTACACTGCAGCCAGGAAGGGGACTTTATCCCTTGGGGAGGCAGGTGTTGGTGTAGGAGCTGGGGTAGTACCTCACAGCTGGACTAGGCAGTACGGTACAGCGCAAACTCGCCCATGGTCCTCTTCCTCACAGTCCCAGATTAAGCCTCAGCCCAGACCTCACTCCAACCCCCAACCTCAGCTACCTGCCCCTCAGAGGACCCGGCCCTCCCTCCCAGTACCGAACTCTAGCTCCACCTGTGAACCTTCACCCCGTATCCAGCAGGTCTTCTCCTTGtcagaaagaggggaggggggaatacaTAAGCAAAGTCAGGTGTCTACTCCCAAAGGTCAGGAGCCTCAGAGGTCAGCATCCATTTCCCTGGACAACAGTCATAACTTCTCTATTGCCATGGAAACtggagatgaagaagatgagTGGCAAAGGGAAGAGGAGTTGGCAAATATGGCAGCTCAGACACACATCCACAGGGAGCGGACGTCGACCAGTCCGACCAGGGCGGAGGTGTCTGTGGTGAGAGGAGGACACACCCCCCCTGTGACCGGCTCCAGGACGGCACTgcttcacaacaacacaactctTCAGGGCAGCTACTCTCTCACAGCACAGACCTCACTTCCAGGGGAATCCAGCTCACAG ACTTCAGTCGGTGTGTCTGCTGCACCCTGGGTTATCAGCAACTCCAGAAAGAGAACA TTGCAGGATCGGACCCAGTTCAGTGATGGAGACCTCATCCAACTGAAGCGCTACTGGGACAGAGGCATGACCAGCCTgggctcagtctgcagggaaaaGATTACCGCTGCAGCCAACCAGCTCAATGTAGACACTGAAATAGTCAAG acatggATCAGTAACAGACGAAGGAAGTACCGTCTGATGGGTATTGAAATCCCACCACCCAAAGGTGGGCCTGCTGTATTCACCTCATCCCCGGGAAATGAATCTCCAGGAGCACTCAGCCTTGACGAGGAGCGTCTCAGATCACCGGAACTTGGAGATGACTTGAATGATGGGggatctgtctgcctgtctgaaG ATGGCACCATTGACTCACAATGGCGAGACGGAGAAGATGGAACAGATTTGTCCACTGCTGCTCCTCTAGCCAACAATGTG AAGATTGAAGTGATCGATGAggacgaagaagaagaggatcGTTATGATGGTGAATTAGTGGCTTCAGACCTTGATCAAATGCAGAGCCTGCTGGAAttcaag CATGAAGAAGTGCAGTTCTTAGAAATCGAGCTAGAGAACCAAAAACAAAGATATGAGGAGCTTGCGAACTTCACCAAGAGCCTGCTCAGTGCTGTGAGAAATAATGACCTGGAGAGACAGAAG gAACTCATGGCCAGTCTACCTCAGCCTTCAGACCAGGACTGGGACATGGCTGTGGAGAGTGGAACCcaacctgctgctgtgtcaCCAGACGCCTCCGTTGACCACGACGACTCCCCGGCAGCTGGCGCTAACGACACGGAGCATACACCATCTTATGAGAAAGTCCCTTTGGTCACTAAAAATGAGGACCACACAGCTCGAGAAGTTACTGAGCCCTCTGCATCAGAGGAGCAGCTACAGGAAGAGGGGCCGGAACAAAAGTGA